The Aminivibrio sp. nucleotide sequence GACGTCGGCGACGACGTACCCGTCCCGGGGAAGAACTTCCCTGAGGTCGGCGAGAATCCGCTCCGGGCGCATGGGGAACTGGTCCGACTTCTGCGCCTCAGCGATGCTCGCGAAGTAGGCGGCCTTGTTCTCGGCGATTTCCTTCACCGTTTCGGGCCGCTTCACGCCATGGGGATAGAGCCTCTTCGCCGCAGCCAGAATGGCGCCGAGGGCCATTTTCGCGTCGCATACGGCACCGATGGCGGTCTTGAAGTTCCGCCCGATTTCCTCCTGGTTGATATCAATGTGGATGAGCCGCGTGGGAGGAATGTCGAAGGTCTCGCCGAAGTACCAGGAGCTGCAGTCGGCCTCGGAAAGCCTCGTCCCCACCGCCATCATCACGTCGGCCTTCATGGCGGTCTTGTTATTGAAGTCGGTTCCCCAGAACCCGGTCATACCCACTGCAAGGGGATGGTCGTCCGGGATGGCGCCTTTTCCCATGAGGGTATAGAGCACCGGGATCTCCAGGTGGGTCGCCAGGGCGGTGAGGGCCTCCGAGGCACCGGAGGAGATGACGCCGCCCCCGGGATAGAGGATCGGGTGCTTCGCTTCGGCCAGCATGGCGGCGATTTCCTCCGCCGTCTTTTCATCCAGGCCGGGCTTGGGAAGAAGGGGATTGTTGTCGATCCTCATGTCGAAGAACCGGGTGTCAATTTCCATGGAGAAAATATCCATGGGGATAGAAACCAGCACCGGGCCGGGGCGGCCCGTAACCGCAAGTCGGAAGGCCTTGTCCATCACTTCGGGAAGGAGCTCCGGCCTGTCGACCCGCCAGGCCCGTTTCACGAAGGGGCGGAAGATCTCGTACTGGCTGGCGTCGGCGTGGAGGTTCACCTCCTGATGGGGATGGCGCCCGAAGTAGCAGCTCGGGACGTCGCCGGCGATGACCACCATGGGGATGGAGTTCAGCGAAGCCTCCGCCACGCCCGTGGTGGCATTGGCAAGCCCGGGGCCGAGGTGGGTGAGGAGCACTCCGGGAACCCGGCATCCCTTTCCCCGGGAATAGCCGTCGGCCGCATGGGCGGCTATCTGCTCGTGCCTGACGGACACGAAATGGATGGAGCTTTCTTTGAGCGCGTCAAGAAAACCGATGACGGTGTGGCCGCATAAACCGAAGATCTTCTCCACACCGCGGGCCTCGAGAAACTTCACGAGCTGGAACGCTACAAGGTCTTTCTGCATTTTTTCGAGCCTCCATTCTTTTTTCGGTGCAGTCTAACTCTCCTGGGGATGGAGAACCGACAGGCACTGCTTCAGGGCCGCCACCGGTATCTGGCCGGGGGCCGACGCTTTGCTGCCTACCGCGAAGGTAAGGTCGGAGCCGAACAGCCCGCCAGTAACCCTGCTCACGGCGCCGATGCCGCCCATGGACATGGTGATGAGGGGGATATGGGGGTATTCCCGGCGGATCAGAAGAGTGGCGGAAAGAAGGGCCAGGACGTCCTCCTCGCTCCGGGGCATGGCGGCGAGTTTGGCCACGTGGGCCCCTGCCCGGATCTGGGCGGCGAGGGTGGAGAAAAGAATTTCCTTCGGAGGGGTTTTTTCAAAATCATGGAATGAGACGATAAGAGAAACGGAGAAACTTTCGAGCATCCGGAGGGTTTCCCTGATTTTTTCGTCACCGTAGGCAAGCTCCACGTCCAGAAAATCCACCAAGCCTCCGGCAGCAGCTTCCCGGTAGAGAGAGAATTTCGCTCCGTCGGACACTTTTTTGAATCCGCCCTCCCAGTGACCCCGGCATGTAAGAATCACGGGGATCTCCCCCACGGCCTTCCGGACGTCCTGTATCATGGAGACGGAGGGAGCCGTTTCTTCCACGAACTCCCAGGCATCAACCCGGAGCTCGATTATATCGGGGGCGATGGCGGGTATATTTTCAGCTTCTGCCAGTATTTCCCCGCGGGTCTTGCCGACGAGGGGAACGCAGACGAGAGGCCTGGGGCCTCCAAGAACCTTTCCTCTTGCCTCAATGGGCTTTTTTGGCCGTGGTCTCATGAAAACCTCCCAATTTTCCGTTTAGCGGAAACTCTATCCGCCTCTAAGAAATGATTATACAATAAGAAGATCGCTTCCATTTGTCAAGCTGATTTTTTCCTTTTCCTCACCGCTTCTTTTCCCCGGCGGATATTTTCGCTTGGCGGAACACGATACCGTTTGACAGAAACTCCATTCTTGAGTAATGTTTGCCTGAAAAGCAGTCCCATTCTGCTTCA carries:
- a CDS encoding thiamine pyrophosphate-binding protein, with amino-acid sequence MQKDLVAFQLVKFLEARGVEKIFGLCGHTVIGFLDALKESSIHFVSVRHEQIAAHAADGYSRGKGCRVPGVLLTHLGPGLANATTGVAEASLNSIPMVVIAGDVPSCYFGRHPHQEVNLHADASQYEIFRPFVKRAWRVDRPELLPEVMDKAFRLAVTGRPGPVLVSIPMDIFSMEIDTRFFDMRIDNNPLLPKPGLDEKTAEEIAAMLAEAKHPILYPGGGVISSGASEALTALATHLEIPVLYTLMGKGAIPDDHPLAVGMTGFWGTDFNNKTAMKADVMMAVGTRLSEADCSSWYFGETFDIPPTRLIHIDINQEEIGRNFKTAIGAVCDAKMALGAILAAAKRLYPHGVKRPETVKEIAENKAAYFASIAEAQKSDQFPMRPERILADLREVLPRDGYVVADV
- the aroD gene encoding type I 3-dehydroquinate dehydratase, yielding MRPRPKKPIEARGKVLGGPRPLVCVPLVGKTRGEILAEAENIPAIAPDIIELRVDAWEFVEETAPSVSMIQDVRKAVGEIPVILTCRGHWEGGFKKVSDGAKFSLYREAAAGGLVDFLDVELAYGDEKIRETLRMLESFSVSLIVSFHDFEKTPPKEILFSTLAAQIRAGAHVAKLAAMPRSEEDVLALLSATLLIRREYPHIPLITMSMGGIGAVSRVTGGLFGSDLTFAVGSKASAPGQIPVAALKQCLSVLHPQES